The Spirochaetae bacterium HGW-Spirochaetae-1 genome has a segment encoding these proteins:
- a CDS encoding riboflavin synthase, translating to MFTGLIEEIGSVKSITSSGDGYLLEIEAQVVLGETRIGDSISINGACQTVTEVKSRSFTVFVSKITASITTLGEFKPGRKVNLERAMTPSSRFGGHIVQGHVDGTGIIQSVKKDASGQEIHIAASHELLRYVVAKGSVSVDGISLTVVSLHDDSFVLYLIPETLSKTIIGDWKPGGTVNIEVDILAKYVERMLGNNKDEHESDRDDVLRRKLFEEGYI from the coding sequence GTGTTTACCGGACTGATAGAAGAGATTGGCTCTGTGAAAAGCATCACTTCCTCGGGAGATGGATATCTTCTCGAGATCGAGGCGCAGGTAGTCCTGGGTGAAACGCGGATTGGCGATTCCATTTCAATTAATGGTGCCTGTCAGACCGTAACAGAAGTCAAAAGCAGATCCTTTACAGTTTTTGTTTCAAAGATTACAGCATCAATCACCACCCTGGGGGAATTCAAGCCGGGGAGGAAGGTAAACCTGGAAAGGGCCATGACTCCTTCGTCGAGATTCGGGGGCCATATTGTTCAGGGACATGTAGACGGTACGGGTATTATACAATCCGTAAAAAAAGATGCCAGCGGTCAGGAGATACATATAGCCGCTTCTCATGAGCTTTTAAGATATGTGGTGGCGAAAGGTTCTGTCTCTGTCGACGGTATATCTCTCACCGTGGTTTCACTGCATGATGATTCATTTGTCCTGTATCTCATACCGGAAACCTTGTCAAAAACAATTATCGGCGATTGGAAGCCGGGCGGCACGGTCAATATTGAGGTTGATATTCTTGCCAAGTATGTAGAGCGAATGCTGGGTAATAATAAAGACGAACACGAATCGGATCGCGACGATGTTTTGCGGCGAAAACTTTTCGAAGAGGGGTATATATAA
- a CDS encoding glutamine synthetase, whose product MHDQDKEYVLKLAHENKVKFIRLWFTDILGFLKSFAITIDELEDALTEGVRFDGATLQGFIRSNESEMIAMPDVSTFQILPWRPKEDSVARFFCDILLDDKKHFEGDSRYILKQNMQKAAEKGLAFYTGPEIEFFFFKNSSSPETLDRGGYFDLTPLDTAADYRRQTVLTLEKMGINVISSHHEGSHSQHEIDLRHEDALSTADNIMTFKLITKEVGQLNDIYASFMPKPLANQNGSGLHIHQSLFRGDKNIFFDKNREHYLSANGEHFIAGLLHHSREFFALTNQWINSYKRIIHGFECPTHATWGITSQEAMVRIPQCASHKSNSMRVELRNPDPSCNPYLAFSAMLAAGLKGIEEKYKLPAPLDVENDLNKFEPLPTQLQEALKDFEKSDFMKETVGAIIHKKFVENKLFELHKYNRYITDYEINEYLPLL is encoded by the coding sequence ATGCATGACCAGGATAAGGAATATGTTCTAAAACTTGCCCATGAAAACAAGGTCAAGTTTATACGTTTATGGTTTACCGATATCCTCGGTTTTCTGAAAAGTTTCGCCATAACGATAGACGAACTCGAGGACGCCCTGACTGAAGGTGTCCGCTTTGACGGAGCCACTCTCCAGGGCTTCATCCGCTCAAATGAAAGTGAAATGATCGCCATGCCTGACGTTTCCACCTTCCAGATTCTGCCCTGGCGCCCGAAAGAAGATTCCGTTGCCAGGTTTTTCTGTGATATCCTCCTCGACGACAAAAAACACTTTGAAGGAGATTCCCGGTATATCCTCAAGCAGAACATGCAGAAGGCCGCTGAAAAGGGGCTTGCCTTCTATACGGGACCTGAAATCGAGTTCTTCTTTTTTAAAAATTCCTCCTCACCGGAAACACTCGATCGCGGCGGCTATTTCGACCTTACTCCCCTTGATACCGCAGCCGATTATCGGAGACAGACGGTGCTGACCCTGGAAAAAATGGGAATCAATGTCATCTCATCGCATCATGAAGGATCACACAGCCAGCATGAAATAGACCTGAGGCATGAAGACGCCCTCTCCACGGCCGATAATATCATGACATTCAAGCTGATAACCAAGGAAGTCGGCCAGCTCAACGATATCTACGCTTCTTTCATGCCCAAGCCCCTGGCTAACCAGAACGGTTCGGGACTGCATATTCATCAATCCCTGTTCAGGGGAGACAAGAACATCTTCTTCGATAAAAACCGCGAGCATTACCTTTCTGCCAACGGGGAACATTTTATCGCGGGACTTCTGCATCACAGCAGGGAATTCTTCGCTCTTACAAACCAGTGGATTAATTCATATAAACGGATAATACACGGTTTTGAGTGTCCCACTCATGCCACCTGGGGTATCACCAGCCAGGAGGCCATGGTGAGAATACCGCAATGCGCATCGCACAAATCCAATTCAATGCGGGTTGAATTACGCAATCCCGATCCCTCATGCAATCCCTACCTGGCTTTTTCGGCCATGCTTGCGGCAGGCCTCAAGGGCATAGAGGAAAAATATAAACTTCCGGCACCCCTCGACGTGGAGAACGACCTGAATAAATTCGAGCCGCTTCCCACGCAGCTCCAGGAGGCACTGAAGGATTTTGAAAAAAGCGATTTCATGAAAGAGACCGTGGGCGCAATCATCCACAAAAAATTCGTTGAAAATAAATTATTCGAACTCCATAAGTACAACCGATATATCACTGACTATGAAATAAATGAATATCTTCCGTTGTTATAA
- a CDS encoding phosphohydrolase — MKDSLIATVKASIEKMPPLSPVIHKVVQVANDVTSSAQHLTEVIQMDPVLTAKVIKMVNSAYFGFSQEIKSLKQAVVILGINTIKNVALSSVVVGNVNVKANTVLDGEEFWKHSFGVAAASKVIAGLIGIDAKLREEYFVAGLIHDIGKVLINNVFQDEMRKILEVASDEKYPITIIEKKILGLTHEEIGIAIGKNWKFENNLLYAVGKHHAPVTQGKSAVYSMVVSLANYSINKLEICRMVHGLIEPIPEEIWTMLNLEENTLFESLGSIKDEIMKARKFLQ; from the coding sequence ATGAAAGATAGCCTGATTGCCACGGTAAAAGCCTCCATTGAGAAAATGCCTCCCTTGTCGCCGGTTATACATAAAGTGGTGCAGGTTGCCAATGATGTTACTTCATCGGCCCAGCATCTTACTGAAGTAATCCAGATGGACCCGGTGCTCACGGCAAAGGTCATAAAAATGGTCAATAGCGCCTATTTTGGTTTTTCCCAGGAGATTAAATCCCTGAAGCAGGCTGTGGTCATTCTGGGGATAAATACCATAAAAAATGTGGCACTTTCAAGCGTTGTTGTGGGAAATGTTAATGTAAAAGCCAACACGGTTCTGGATGGTGAGGAATTCTGGAAGCATTCATTCGGTGTTGCCGCTGCATCGAAAGTCATTGCCGGGCTCATCGGTATTGACGCCAAGCTGCGGGAAGAATATTTTGTGGCGGGTTTGATTCACGATATAGGCAAGGTCCTTATCAACAATGTGTTCCAGGACGAGATGAGAAAGATACTGGAAGTCGCGTCGGATGAAAAATATCCCATAACCATCATAGAAAAGAAAATACTGGGACTGACCCACGAGGAAATCGGAATCGCCATCGGTAAAAACTGGAAGTTTGAAAATAATCTGCTCTATGCCGTGGGAAAGCATCATGCTCCGGTAACGCAGGGGAAGTCGGCGGTCTACTCCATGGTGGTATCGCTGGCCAACTATTCCATCAATAAGCTGGAGATATGTAGAATGGTCCATGGCCTGATTGAGCCGATCCCGGAGGAAATCTGGACCATGTTGAATCTTGAAGAGAATACACTCTTTGAATCGTTGGGTTCGATCAAAGATGAAATAATGAAGGCGAGGAAATTTCTTCAGTAA
- a CDS encoding MBL fold metallo-hydrolase, which produces MSRFRLKIWGVRGSIPVPGPYTVRYGGNTSCLELFTAGDERIIFDAGSGLRNLGLSLDLSKPHRISLFISHPHWDHINGLPFFPALFIPGNDITIYGPRTHELSLEDILNGQMQYTYFPIRMAELRANIKYVELVDGQTFNLGGVTISTRKLNHPVNCLGYRVEQEGRIFVYLADNEPYYNIYKDSDPDVESVIQGMNRAVIDFVRGSDLLVADSQYIPSEYEAKRGWGHSTTHHVVNLALKGTVKKVLFFHHEPLRNDDDMDKIISHYRQRMKAKGLSLMIDGAREGEIIEI; this is translated from the coding sequence ATGAGCAGGTTCAGATTAAAGATCTGGGGCGTACGCGGTTCAATACCTGTTCCCGGTCCCTATACGGTACGTTACGGGGGAAATACATCCTGCCTGGAGCTTTTTACCGCCGGCGACGAGCGCATCATTTTTGATGCCGGATCGGGCTTGAGAAATCTGGGGCTTTCCCTGGATCTGTCAAAACCTCACAGGATATCCCTTTTTATCTCCCATCCTCACTGGGATCATATTAACGGTCTGCCATTTTTCCCCGCGCTTTTTATTCCCGGCAATGATATTACCATATATGGTCCACGGACACACGAGTTGTCCCTGGAGGATATTCTAAACGGGCAGATGCAGTATACTTACTTCCCCATCCGGATGGCTGAACTGCGGGCGAATATCAAGTACGTTGAACTCGTAGACGGACAGACCTTCAATCTGGGCGGTGTGACCATATCGACGCGGAAGCTGAATCATCCCGTGAACTGTCTGGGGTACCGGGTTGAACAGGAGGGCAGGATATTCGTATATCTGGCCGATAATGAGCCATATTATAACATTTACAAAGACAGTGATCCCGATGTGGAATCGGTCATACAGGGAATGAACCGGGCAGTTATTGATTTTGTGCGGGGCAGTGATCTCCTTGTAGCCGATTCCCAGTATATCCCTTCGGAGTATGAGGCTAAAAGAGGATGGGGGCACAGTACAACCCATCATGTAGTTAACCTGGCATTAAAGGGTACGGTGAAAAAGGTACTCTTTTTTCATCACGAGCCCCTTCGTAACGATGATGATATGGATAAAATTATATCCCATTACCGACAGCGCATGAAAGCCAAGGGTCTGTCCCTGATGATAGATGGGGCCCGGGAAGGCGAAATAATTGAAATATAA